The Tessaracoccus aquimaris sequence GTGCCCGAGGTGGCGCGCGTACTCGGCGATCAGGCGCAGCAGTGCCCACCGCAGGCTGACCCGTCCTCCCGCCAGCGCGAGGGGCTGTCCGAGCGCGTCCGGGCGGTGCTCAACCTGGCCGTCGATGATCCAGTCGCTGACCCGGACGGCGGACCGCCAGCGCTCCCTCACCTCCGAGGGGGACTCGCCAGCCCGGAGCTTCCAACCGTGGTCGCCGTCGGGATCCCAGTGTGGCGCCAGGTAGGGCTCGCGGGTGTCGCGGCGACCGAACCAGTGGTCCTCGACGAAGGCGAGATGGCTCAGCAGGCTGGCGAGCGTGATGTCCGTCGTCGGCGTCCCGGCGAGGAGTTGGGCATCGCTGAGGTCGGCCGTTACCCGCTCCACCTCGTCACGCAGATGGGCCAGGCTGCCGAGCAGCACCTGCAGTTCGCTGCCGGTGAGCCGCCGATACTCAGCTGATGGGTCCATCGCGACACGGTAACCGCTGTGTCGGCTCACCCAGGCAATGCCGGGCTGACGATAGCCTTTGCGCCATGACGGGCAGGAAGCGCACCTCGATGGCGGACATCTTGGCGGAGGCGAAGCGGCACCCACGCGTGGAGGCGGTCGTGCCGCTGGTGCCGGGGCAGCGCAACGAGGTCGACGAACTGAGCACCCCGGACGGCGTCCGGATGCAACCGGCCTTCGACGAGATCGACGGCGAGACGGCGCGTCGCGAGGTCGAGGCCGGGGCGCTGGTCGTGTGGGGAGGCTGCGGATGCGGGCCGACCGACTGCGGCGAACTGGAATGGCCCGATCCGGCGCTGGTCCGGGGCGCGACGCCGACGATCGGGCGAGACGGAGGCTGGCTCTCGCTGTGGACGGCGGGGCAGACCCGGGTCGTGTTCGTGCACGGAAGTGTCACCTGGGGCGGGTACGCGCCCTGAGCCGCGGCGAGGGCTAGCGTTGGGTCATGACTCAGATCACCGTGGATGAGCAGGGCCGGCCCGAGCCGCCGGCGATCGCCGACGAGCCGGATACGCTGCTCGGCTTCCTGAACTTCCTCCGGGCGACCATCGCCTGGAAGACCGACGGCCTCACCGACGAGCAACTGAGCGTGAGCCTGCCGCCGTCGACCATGACGCTCGGCGGGCTGCTCAGCCATCTGGCCTACGCGGAGAACTTCTGGTTCAACTCCACGATCGGTCGCAAGGAACCCATCGAACCGTTCCTCAGCGCCGACTGGGAGGCCGACCGGGACTACGACTGGACGAGCGCCTCCGAGCGCACCGGCGACGAGTTGCGCGCGCTGTGGAAGCGCTCGATCGAGCATTCGACGAAGCTGATCGACGGCCTGCTGGAGTACCAGCCGGGAGCGATGGAGGCGGCGCACGGACCCGAGGGCCGCAGGGTCAGCCTCCGCTGGGTGCTGACCCACATGATCGAGGAGTACGCCCGCCACGCCGGCCACGCCGACCTGATCCGCGAGAGAATCGACGGCCTCGTAGGCGAGTAGGCGCTGGTCGAGCCATGAAGGTCGCGGAGCGGACTTCATCGGTCGAAACCCCTGTGGTTCCGCTGGTTGAGCCATGAAGGTCGCGGAGCGGCCTTCATCGGTCGAAACCTCGTGAGATGGCGCACGGACTCAGCCTCGGGCTCGGTTCCTGAGCGCCGCGGTGCAGGCCATGCGGTTGAGCGAGGGTTGGTTTCGACGCGCTGCGCCGCTTCGCGGCTTTGCCCGGCTCAACCAGCGGCAGTCGCGGCTCAACCGGCGGTGGCCGGGTCAGGCCCGGTGGATCTCGTCGGTCAGCACCGTCGTCATGCGCGTCGTCACCGGGACCTCGTCGCCGACCCGCGCCAGCGGATCGGGGCCGGGCACGAAGATCATCGACGAGTGCATGTGCGGCGGTTCGGCGAACGAACGCTTCTTGCCGCCCACCTCATACGGCGACAGCGTCCGACCCGTCGCGTCGAGGATGCCCTGCGCGACCGTCACGCCGCGCTGGCGCAGCGTCCGCTGCGGAACCGGGGCCGCGAGCGCGACCCCGTGTGCGGTGCCGCCCGAGATGATCAGGATGAACCCGTCCTTCGCGGCGCCGTGCTGGTGGTAGCCCAGCGGCTGTCCCTTCTTGATGGGATGCACGTCGAGGACGGTCGCGGTCGTGCGGTAGGAGCCCTTGTCGCCGAGCCAGAGCCGCGTGCCGACCCGCATGTGGGTCTCGACGTCGAGTTCGTCGTGCAGCGCCCGGTAGTCCGACGCGCTCAGGTGCGACACCCAGATCGGCCCCGTCCTGACTGCCAGCCCCGCGGTCGCAAGGGTGCGGGCGTCGGACAGCGAGCCGTTGGCGGGCAGATGGATCGTCCACCCCTCGAACCGCAACGCGTCGAGGTCGGCTGGGTTGACCTGGCTCGGCTGCAGGCCGTGCCGGTGCATCGCCGTCTCGATCTCGACGAGCACCCGCGTACCTGCGTGGTCACGGGCCAGCGCGGCAAGGTCCTCGGGGCGCGAGACCGTGACGATCACCGACGGGTCGCCGAGTTGCCCAGTTGCGACCGCGTCGAAGGGGCGCCACGGGTTCAGCACGACGATGTCGCCGTCCCAGCCGCCCGCGCGGACGGCGTCGACCTCCTGGGCGATGCCGACGGCGATCGTCGTCAGCCCTAGACGCCGGGCCTGGTCGGCCAGCAGTTCGAGGCCGAAGCCGTACCCGTTGCCCTTGGCGACCGGCACGAGGCCCGGCACCTGGTCGAGCAGGTCGCGCTGGTGCTTCTCCCAGCGCGCGTCGTCGATGGTGAGCGTCAGCGGCATGGTCAGCGCTTCTTCAGGTAGAGGTCGAAGGCGAAGTACAGCGGCTTGTTGATCGCGTAGTCCCATTCGCCGAGGTAGGCGACGGCCTCACCGCCGGTGCCGACCTTGAACTGGATCAGGCCGATCTCCGGGTCGTCGGCCCCGACGCCCTCGGTGATGCCGCGCAGGTCGTAGACGGCGCAGCCCGCGTCGTTGGCGTCGCGGATCATCTGCCACTGGATGGCGTTGGAGCCGCGCACCTCGCGCTTGGCGTTGGTCGAGGCGCCGTAGGAGTACCAGGCGTGCTCGCCGACCTGCACCATCGTCGTCGCGGCGACCAGGTCGCCGTCGTGCTCGGAGAGGTACAGCTTCATCCGCTGGGGGTTCTCGGCGTTC is a genomic window containing:
- a CDS encoding alanine racemase; the encoded protein is MPLTLTIDDARWEKHQRDLLDQVPGLVPVAKGNGYGFGLELLADQARRLGLTTIAVGIAQEVDAVRAGGWDGDIVVLNPWRPFDAVATGQLGDPSVIVTVSRPEDLAALARDHAGTRVLVEIETAMHRHGLQPSQVNPADLDALRFEGWTIHLPANGSLSDARTLATAGLAVRTGPIWVSHLSASDYRALHDELDVETHMRVGTRLWLGDKGSYRTTATVLDVHPIKKGQPLGYHQHGAAKDGFILIISGGTAHGVALAAPVPQRTLRQRGVTVAQGILDATGRTLSPYEVGGKKRSFAEPPHMHSSMIFVPGPDPLARVGDEVPVTTRMTTVLTDEIHRA
- a CDS encoding DUF664 domain-containing protein, which gives rise to MDPSAEYRRLTGSELQVLLGSLAHLRDEVERVTADLSDAQLLAGTPTTDITLASLLSHLAFVEDHWFGRRDTREPYLAPHWDPDGDHGWKLRAGESPSEVRERWRSAVRVSDWIIDGQVEHRPDALGQPLALAGGRVSLRWALLRLIAEYARHLGHADLIRATLDD
- a CDS encoding DinB family protein, which encodes MTQITVDEQGRPEPPAIADEPDTLLGFLNFLRATIAWKTDGLTDEQLSVSLPPSTMTLGGLLSHLAYAENFWFNSTIGRKEPIEPFLSADWEADRDYDWTSASERTGDELRALWKRSIEHSTKLIDGLLEYQPGAMEAAHGPEGRRVSLRWVLTHMIEEYARHAGHADLIRERIDGLVGE